From Cronobacter turicensis z3032, the proteins below share one genomic window:
- the bglJ gene encoding Transcriptional activator protein bglJ: MSGEGVRSLLQVNNSTSCRLEIFSDHHAFIQALTYRHFSTVIFSLEGTREHRRDCLQFVSEMAKAWPRMKRIVMVNNVNEAKLISQLSPTPLQGIIDKSETLSRFTDELMSAMSDSARVSESPHKIWYASQGSRLLSPTERIILRYLTDGYSVSQIACRLERNIKTIRAHKFNAMLKLGVHTDAGLLNAADILLHRAGLF; this comes from the coding sequence ATGAGCGGCGAAGGAGTACGATCGCTGTTGCAGGTAAATAATTCGACGTCATGCCGCCTGGAAATATTCTCCGACCATCATGCGTTTATTCAGGCGCTGACATATCGCCACTTTTCCACTGTCATTTTTTCGCTAGAAGGTACGCGTGAGCACCGACGTGACTGTTTGCAGTTTGTCAGTGAAATGGCGAAAGCCTGGCCGCGCATGAAGCGTATTGTGATGGTCAATAACGTGAATGAGGCGAAACTGATAAGCCAGCTTTCTCCGACGCCGCTACAGGGGATTATTGATAAATCTGAGACGCTGTCGCGCTTTACCGATGAACTGATGTCCGCGATGAGCGATTCGGCCCGGGTGAGCGAATCGCCCCATAAAATCTGGTACGCCAGCCAGGGATCGCGGCTGTTGAGCCCGACCGAGCGGATTATCCTGCGCTACCTGACGGATGGCTATTCGGTGTCGCAGATTGCCTGCCGGCTGGAGCGCAATATCAAAACCATTCGCGCGCATAAATTTAATGCGATGCTCAAGCTCGGGGTACATACCGATGCCGGCTTGCTGAATGCGGCGGATATTCTTTT